The following coding sequences are from one Puntigrus tetrazona isolate hp1 unplaced genomic scaffold, ASM1883169v1 S000000116, whole genome shotgun sequence window:
- the LOC122332534 gene encoding phospholipase A2 inhibitor and Ly6/PLAUR domain-containing protein-like, with translation MDLQISVFLLFSLFTAGHSLSCYHCWNNNGSCVDQNVITCPSGFSECLSVYVYKVGETTFKQKFKNCTADCKSGSMNLGFIKTSSSCCNTDLCNQIDPDPNINIPNGNKCYYCDYQNCSRTVSCFGIEDHCFTLARNFSQELLKGCVSESYCDALASIHGEGFSCCEGSLCNDAQSTSTNNTHNIVQSVNQSVLFLCCSLSFILLLN, from the exons ATGGATCTACAGATCTCAGTTTTTCTTCTGTTCAGTCTTTTCACTGCAG GACACTCTCTCAGTTGTTATCATTGCTGGAATAATAACGGCTCTTGTGTcgatcaaaatgtaataacttgtCCCAGTGGATTTTCCGAGTGCCtgagtgtatatgtatataaagttG gtgaaacaacttttaaacagaaatttaaaaattgtacaGCTGACTGTAAAAGTGGGTCCATGAACTTGGGCTTCATAAAGACATCTTCTTCTTGCTGTAACACTGACCTCTGTAACCAAATCGATCCAG ATCCCAACATTAACATTCCCAATGGAAATAAATGTTACTATTGTGATTATCAGAATTGTTCAAGAACAGTGAGCTGTTTCGGGATTGAAGACCACTGCTTTACATTAG caaGAAATTTCAGCCAAGAGCTTCTAAAGGGCTGTGTCTCTGAAAGTTATTGCGATGCCCTAGCATCTATTCACGGTGAGGGCTTCTCATGTTGTGAGGGAAGCCTGTGTAATGATGCTCAGAGCACCAgcacaaacaacacacataACATTGTTCAAAGTGTCAACCAGAGCGTCCTGTTCCTCTGCTGTTCTCTGTCTTTCATCCTCTTGTTGAATTAA